Part of the Paenibacillus terrae HPL-003 genome is shown below.
CTAGTACAACTTTTGTGTGGCCAAGCAAATTAATCTTATTCTATGATTCGTTTTGTGTGGTTCGTTTAAAATACATACAAGAAGGAAATCATCATTAACATGACGATGATCCGAGAAGAATGTAATCATATAAAGAAGGAGAGAGGCAATCATGGAAGCATTATACACTGCATCAGCGACGGTACATGGTGGAAGAGACGGTTCTGTTGCTTCATCGGACGGAGTTTTAAAGCATAAGCTCAGTACGCCAAAGGAATTGGGTGGCGCAGGTGGAGAGGCTACGAATCCGGAGCAATTGTTTGCGGCAGGCTATGGCGCCTGTTATGAGAGCGCACTGGCCAATGTTGCCCGCAAAGCCAAGGTAAAAGTAGACAATGTAGAGGTAACCAGCCATGTGTCCATCGGTAAGGACCCGAGTGACGGCGGCTTCCAATTGGCGGTGCGTCTGGACGTGAAAATATCGGGTATTGAACGTTCCCAGGCTGAAGACCTGGCACGTCAAGCACATGATTTTTGTCCGTATTCCAAAGCGATTCGCGGCAACATTGATGTTGAGCTGAACGTCCTTTGATCGGAGGGCATATAATCTCTACGCTCCAGCCGCCGATTCATCGGCGGCTTTTGCATACAGTCCTCGTTTCGCGGAGATCCGTGACTATTTGACATCATCGCCAAAATTCATTAAGATGGCTTAGGTGATTCTGGTCATCAGGTACGAAACAAATTTGAAAAATACGGGTGATATGATGTCTTACAGACCGAATATTGTTAATTTCACGCTGGCTGGCAGCAATGAAAAAGAAGGGCTTTATGAGTTTAAAATGAGTTTGGCCGATGGAACGGAGTGCCGCGTTTTTTCTCAACGTAATCCGGAGTGGACCTTGACGAATATCAGTCGATTGCTAACGACGCCTTGCCCTGTATGCCATAAGGATTTTATCTGTAAGTGTATGGATAAGTTCCATGATGAGTTTTTAGAGCAAATTAAATCGAAACAGCTGTTTGAGAAAGCATTGGGTTAGTTCTCAAAACAGGTAAAAGCCTATACATTGTTAAACAAGCGTCGGATGATTTCGGCGTTTTTTTGTTTATACTTATATTGCTGATTGTATTCTGTTGTTTATTTCCTGGAGGTGAAATGCATTTATGAAGCAATCTGACGATGCTTATCCAAATCCTTCTCAGCAAGATTATTCAATTGTGTTGGTGGATGGTGTATGCCATTTTTGTCAGGGGGCGACCCGCTTCATTATTAAGCGTGACCCGAAGGGGGCGTTTCATTTTGGTTCTTTGCAATCCGAGCAGGGACAAAAGCTATTGCGTGCAGGAGGATTGTCAACGGATAAGCTGGATACGTTCGTACTAATTGAAGGTGGTATGTATTACACGAGGTCAACCGCAGCTCTGCGGATTGCCAGACGTCTTCGTTTTCCATATCCGCTGGCCTATGTCTTCATCCTCGTCCCCCGCTTTATACGCAATGCAGTCTATAACTGGGTGGCGCGTAACCGATACCGCTGGTTTGGCAAGGATGAGGAGGATCAATGTCAGATCCCCCCACCAGAAATGAGGCAACGATTTTTTTAACTGTTCAGGATTCAGGTTTCGGAGGAGCAGCTTCCTTATTAGAGCCCTTTTTGGAGCGATGACGACGGATCAGCCATATCGCAATTGCCGCAATGAGGATCAGGCCCGCAACGGCTACATATATGATATGACGCAAATTGGGTACGTTGACGGATAACTTTAGCTCATTAGACTCTAAAGGA
Proteins encoded:
- a CDS encoding organic hydroperoxide resistance protein, with protein sequence MEALYTASATVHGGRDGSVASSDGVLKHKLSTPKELGGAGGEATNPEQLFAAGYGACYESALANVARKAKVKVDNVEVTSHVSIGKDPSDGGFQLAVRLDVKISGIERSQAEDLARQAHDFCPYSKAIRGNIDVELNVL
- a CDS encoding thiol-disulfide oxidoreductase DCC family protein — encoded protein: MKQSDDAYPNPSQQDYSIVLVDGVCHFCQGATRFIIKRDPKGAFHFGSLQSEQGQKLLRAGGLSTDKLDTFVLIEGGMYYTRSTAALRIARRLRFPYPLAYVFILVPRFIRNAVYNWVARNRYRWFGKDEEDQCQIPPPEMRQRFF